The nucleotide window TCCTTTGACCAGGCTGAGCGGGCGTTCGTGGAGTGGTCTCAGGCCTTGCTGCTGGCCGCGGAGGGGAGTGGCGGGCAGGGGGCTCCCGACACGGGCCAGTGGGCGGCCGCCCCCGACCTGCGCCTCATCCGCCAGCCCAGCCCGCCAGCCAACGGCCAGCCCCCGCTGGGCAGCCTGCAGGCGCTGGTGCGGGAGGTGTGGCTGGAGAAGCCCCGCTACGACGCGGCCGAGAGGGGCTTCTACGAGGCCCTGTTTGACGGCCACCCCCCCGGGAAGGTGCGCCTGCAGGAGCGAGCCGGTCAGGCTGAGGGCGCCCGGCACGGCCGCAGAGACCGGCGGGGCCGCAGCGCCATGGGAAGCCGGCGGCTCGGGCCGCGGCGGGTGGACGGGGAGGCCCCCTCTGCCCTGCCCTACCGGTACTTCCTGCACAAGGACGCTGAGGCCCCCTGGCTCAGCAAGCCGGCCTACGACAGCGCAGAGTGCCGCCACCACGCCGCCGAGGCCCTGCGCATGGCCTGGCGCCTCGAAGCTCCGTCCCTGGTTCACCGACCCAGCGCCCGGTCTGGCCCTTCCATGTCCAGCCTGAGACCCAAGTAGGGAAAACGTGCCGGGCGGGTGCCTGGGCTTCCCCGGGCCGGGCTGGGTGGCCGGCgtgctcccctccctgcccccacccaggcGGGGCTCCAACCAAGACTCCTGGACCGGCTGAGTTGGATGCTGGAGTGGGTCGGGCAGGGATAGCTATCTGCCCCTGGGGCATTGCAGCCTTTGGGGTCACCCCCACcaagttgggggagggaagggatccACGTGGGCCTGAATCTGTCTCGCACAGGGTTTCCCCTTTGGCCAGGCAACTTCCAGAGTCTCCCCCTGACTGTCATGGGACAGGGGAGCGATGAAGGCTCCCGGCCCCCAAGCCCCACTGGGCCGCTTGCCTACCCGTCCCGCTGTCTCCCCCGTCTCCTTGTCCAGAACCACCTGAGGTGAGGTGGGTGTCTCAGGTGCTCTAGCACGTGGCCGGTCCAGCGGCCTGAGTCTGGAAGACACCCACTGGATGAGGCCAACTTGCCTTCAGCCTGTGGACCCAGGGGTCTGGCCCCCAGAGTGGTTTTATGCAGTGCCAGCTGGTCTCTGGAGGCCAGAGCCTGGCCATGGAAGGGATCCCTTAGCCCACTGGgctgaggcaggcaggcagagacGGACTCAGGGCAGACTGGGGGCCCCCCAGTGGGGAGAGACCCTGGGCCGCAGGTGGGGCCAGAGGGGACGTGGAGGGACCTCCCTGGACCCCAGACTCCCGGCTGGAGCCCCTCGGCTCCTCGGTGGGGTTGGATGTGCTGGTTTGACGGGATCCTGGCCTCGGTGCGAGGGGCAGGGTGTGGGGCCCACTGCCGGGGGGGCGTTCCCCATCAGGCAGTACGTGTGCGTGGGGTGGCATGGAACTGAAGCTGTTCAGTGATGCCTCTTcgaggtggggtggaggagagtcACGGGGCTCAACCTCCCTTGTCCCGGGGGGACACTTGGCGAGGTCCAGTGATGGCCTGGGATCCTCAGCAAAGAGAGTTGGTGAGGTTGGGCCCTTTTCTGTTGCGCTTGGTGAGGGACGGGGCGGTCCTGAGTCAGCAGACTTTGTCGCCTGTGAGAGTTCCGGGCTCTGGGCCCAGGTCCGTGGCAGCTCCCCCGCCTTGCCGAGCGGTGGGAAAGCAGCAGACTGAAGACGTGCCAATACAGCGACTTGCAAAAACGGACAGTGGTGGGATCTGGCTCACAGGCTGGAGTTTGCCAGGCCCTGGTctagagcagcagttctcaaacttgcTGGTCTTGTGATGTTAAAGAGCTTTTGTTTTGTCTATTAGTTTTTCCTATATTAGTAATTAAATGCAGAAGCActtatttgttgaaaaataataacaagcTTGTTACACGTTAATGATATTTATGCAAGAAATAACTTTCCTGTAACAAAAAAGTTCAGTGAACTAAGTGgccttgttttacatttttgcaaatcttgtGTCTGGCTTAATAGGAGGCAGCTGGATTCTTAAACCTGCTTGTGCATTGTCTGTTGGTGTATATTGTGTGATAAATCCAGCCTTGAACAGTTGTGCGATTGGAAAAGGGAGGACCTTGGGGACTCCCAGAGGTTCCTGGCCGTGCTTTGAGAGCCGCTGGTCTTGGGGACTGGCCTGAGGACCACCCGCCTTAGCACTGAAGGAAGCCcgcgtggggtgggggaggggttcgCAGGCTCGTTGTGGTCCGTGCTGAGAACCTCTGGTGCTCTGCCCTGGGGCCTGGAGCCCTTGTCACCCAAGGACCAGGACGGCCTGCCCTGCACCCTCGGGGGTCCAGGCTGTCGGAAGGGGCACTTGTGCAAGCCAGCCCTGGGGTCTGCGAGGAGGTGCCCCCTCCTCCCGGCCAGGTTGTCTtagtctctcctcccctctcaacAGAAAAATGGCCACAAACTTTCTAGTGCACGAGAAGATCTGGTTTGACAAGTTCAAATATGATGATGCAGAAAGGAAATTCTACGAGCAGATGAACGGGCCCGTGGCCGGCTCCTCACGCCAGGTAGGGGCAGCTGCGCTTGGGGTCTCGGGGTGTCTGTGCCAGCACAGGGGGACATGGCACGTTGGGCCCAGGTAGCCCTGCTGCAGGTGCTGGGGTTGGCTCTTCAGAGGGCGGCTGGCTGGCTCCCGAGGAGCTGGAGCTACTCTTGTGTCTCATGTGGGCAGGGCGCTCCCAGCATCTCTAGGTGCCCATCAGGACCTGCGACACGTGGCCCGGCTGGCCTTGCAGGCCGCGTGCACCTCAGGCCCTGTCGTCAGGGCCACAGGACTCCATCCTCTTCCGTCCTCAGCCCTGTGAGCTTTTGTTTTGTGCAGGGCTTTCCTGCTCTCTCCACACGAggctggctttttaaatttttttttttttttttttttttttaatgagttgttTTTTCTGCACCATCTGCAGGAGAACGGCGCCAGCGTGATCCTCCGTGACATCGCGAGAGCCAGAGAAAATATCCAGAAGTCCCTGGCCGGAGTGAGTACCGCCCTCACGCCAAACGGCTTGCCTGGCGTTTCCCCCGGTACCGCTGATGATGTTGCCCCTTTGGAGCGAAGTCGGGGTGCGGCGTGCGGGGCTGGGTTCCGGGAGAAGACGTCCTTGCCGAGCTTGCTGGCGCTCACCCGGGACTCCCCACCTTGCCACGGCCGCTCCTGTGGTACCAGGCCTGAGGCCTTTTCCTTCCTGCTCGCTCCCTGCTCCGAGCGTGTGAGGGGCTGGCGCGTGCCgtgcttcctcccttccctcttagGCGTGGCCCTCCCCGGAGAGATGGGTTCACAGGGTGTGCTGAGTCCAAGTCATAGAGTCACCACCATCTTGaatttgaggcccagagaggggccctGCAGCGCGGCTCGGGCTCCAGGTCCCACGTGAGATCAGGAGAGGGAAACGGTCACGTCCAGTCTGTCCCCAGCCTGGCGGGGGCGGTGTGTCCCTCGGGGTGGCAGCCCTGCTGCCCCACCTTCCTTCTCAGAGGATTGTCTGGGCTACAGAGTGGTGTCCCAGCCTCGAGGGCCACGTGTCAGcagagctgtgttccttctggagactccaggagagaatccattttcttgccttttccacctttgagaaagctgcccacattccttggcctaTGGCTTCTAGCCAGCAGCGTCACGAACTTTGACATCTATTTCTGTCACATTTCTTTCTCCTGCTTCTCTCTTATGTGGACCTTTGTGATGatactgggcccacctggataatccagggtgGCCTCCCCACATCCAGATCCTCCATCTcatcacatctgcagagtcccttttgccacatGAGGTCATCTTCTTACAGGGTTTGGGGACGTATTTGGGAACTTTCTGCCTGCCACAGCTGGCTCGGATATACTGGTTCCTGGCCATCAGCTGGGCGGCCCTGGGTGGGTGTCCCCCAGGAAGTGGTGCCACCACTGTCTGCCCAGCAGGCCCTGCTTTATACTTGGCCCCCACATGCTGCTGCCCTGCCTTCTGCCCATTAGGCGCAAATCCCACCTGCCACCCTCTGCTTGCCTGAGCAAGTTCAGACCAGGCAGCCACGGGATTTAGGTGGTGCGAGGTCTTTGCACTCAGGCCAGGCATGTTGGGCTCAAGTGCTCAGAAGGCTGCAGCCAGGGGCTCAGCAGCTCTGGGGCTGCGGCCCTGGAGATTCTTAGGCTGTTAGAACTCTTCCCCCACTGGGCCTCAGGGCCCTGGCTGCTGGGGTCAGCTTCGGGGTCCCGGTCTTCAGGGAATGCACCTGGGCAGCTGTTAGGGCTTGGGGACTGGTCTGCATAGGCTGCTGTAATAATGAAGCAGCACAGACCAGGTGAccgaaacaacagaaatttatcttttgACGATCAGGAGGTTCAAAGTCCAGGATCAGGGTGTGGTGGGGTCGGTTCCTCTTTGGCACGTAGATGGCtgttttcttcctgtgttttctctctgtgttcaaATTTTTTTACATGAGGACACCGGTCATTGGATTAGGACCCCCCTAATAACGTCATTGTGACTGATTATCACTGTGAAGACCCCATTTTCAAATAATCTCCCACTTTGAGGCCCTGGCAGCAGGGGCTTCCACATGAACTTCAGAGGAAC belongs to Balaenoptera ricei isolate mBalRic1 chromosome 17, mBalRic1.hap2, whole genome shotgun sequence and includes:
- the LOC132351663 gene encoding uncharacterized protein LOC132351663 isoform X2 → MRSRKASCALETVWEDKQKYGEAERRFYEHEAMRAAAQQPPAEALAVNGPGREEEAEEADAPNGSGSGSGSSEPGKSHNGKKPLQKPRKRSPKGWLSQADLALVGLSADHVWLDKPLFDQAESSYHQRLADAAAQAAQPPALAPGALCAHGSQVACHHVTWGVWVNKSSFDQAERAFVEWSQALLLAAEGSGGQGAPDTGQWAAAPDLRLIRQPSPPANGQPPLGSLQALVREVWLEKPRYDAAERGFYEALFDGHPPGKVRLQERAGQAEGARHGRRDRRGRSAMGSRRLGPRRVDGEAPSALPYRYFLHKDAEAPWLSKPAYDSAECRHHAAEALRMAWRLEAPSLVHRPSARSGPSMSSLRPK
- the LOC132351663 gene encoding uncharacterized protein LOC132351663 isoform X1, whose product is MESLDLDKEIKAKMRSRKASCALETVWEDKQKYGEAERRFYEHEAMRAAAQQPPAEALAVNGPGREEEAEEADAPNGSGSGSGSSEPGKSHNGKKPLQKPRKRSPKGWLSQADLALVGLSADHVWLDKPLFDQAESSYHQRLADAAAQAAQPPALAPGALCAHGSQVACHHVTWGVWVNKSSFDQAERAFVEWSQALLLAAEGSGGQGAPDTGQWAAAPDLRLIRQPSPPANGQPPLGSLQALVREVWLEKPRYDAAERGFYEALFDGHPPGKVRLQERAGQAEGARHGRRDRRGRSAMGSRRLGPRRVDGEAPSALPYRYFLHKDAEAPWLSKPAYDSAECRHHAAEALRMAWRLEAPSLVHRPSARSGPSMSSLRPK